In Vibrio syngnathi, the following proteins share a genomic window:
- a CDS encoding DNA-3-methyladenine glycosylase I yields the protein MTQKKFDTIYQRAAHRKGGAAELEKIVRAPLSRAELSQITDDRWLAAFTEKVFQCGISWNVVRKKWPQFEEVFFEFNIEKMLMLPNEMWEQKAQDPRIIRHLTKVMTIPANATMIHNAKREADSFSQMVADWPSERITELWDYLKKHGKRLGGNTGAYTLRQMGKDTFILSSDVEAHLRSTDVVDSGRNTKRAQVAASKAFNEWQQQSGRSLSEISQIVAYSCGDNRV from the coding sequence ATGACCCAAAAAAAATTCGACACCATTTATCAGCGCGCGGCTCACCGTAAAGGCGGAGCGGCCGAACTCGAAAAGATTGTCCGTGCGCCACTGTCACGAGCCGAGCTATCACAAATCACCGACGACCGTTGGTTGGCCGCCTTTACTGAAAAGGTATTCCAGTGTGGCATTTCATGGAATGTAGTAAGAAAGAAATGGCCGCAATTTGAAGAGGTGTTCTTTGAATTCAATATCGAAAAGATGCTGATGCTGCCGAATGAGATGTGGGAACAGAAAGCACAAGACCCGCGTATTATTCGCCACCTGACTAAGGTGATGACCATCCCTGCCAATGCCACCATGATCCACAATGCCAAGCGTGAAGCCGATTCATTCTCGCAAATGGTTGCCGACTGGCCATCAGAACGCATTACAGAACTTTGGGATTACCTGAAGAAACACGGCAAGCGATTAGGCGGTAATACCGGTGCTTACACCTTACGTCAAATGGGTAAAGATACCTTCATTTTGTCCTCGGATGTTGAAGCGCACCTACGCAGTACCGATGTGGTGGATAGCGGTCGTAACACCAAGCGAGCACAAGTTGCGGCGAGTAAGGCTTTCAACGAATGGCAGCAACAGTCAGGTCGTAGCCTAAGCGAAATCAGCCAGATCGTTGCCTACAGCTGTGGTGATAATCGAGTCTAA
- a CDS encoding HD domain-containing protein: protein MIEKFESQLLDFAQQEMTQDAAHDISHIKRVVKTAKALCTQEQAKLEVVLPAAYLHDCFTFPKNHPDRAQSSKMAADKAISFLKSIEYPASHLDEIHHAIVTHSYSANITPETLEAQIVQDADRLDSLGAIGIARCLYVGQSFNAELYKHEDPFAKQRDLDDKHYSVDHFYVKLFKLAGTMNTKSAKLEANKRTDYMRDFLEQLAAEV from the coding sequence GTGATAGAAAAATTTGAAAGCCAACTGCTTGATTTTGCACAGCAAGAGATGACACAAGATGCAGCGCACGACATCAGCCATATTAAGCGCGTAGTCAAAACTGCCAAAGCTTTATGTACTCAAGAACAAGCCAAGCTTGAAGTCGTTCTGCCCGCCGCTTACCTTCATGATTGCTTCACCTTTCCTAAGAATCACCCAGACAGAGCCCAAAGCTCGAAAATGGCGGCAGACAAGGCGATCTCTTTCCTCAAATCTATCGAGTATCCCGCGTCTCATCTCGACGAGATTCATCACGCGATTGTCACTCACAGTTATAGCGCCAACATCACGCCAGAAACCTTGGAAGCTCAAATCGTTCAAGATGCAGATCGCCTAGATTCTCTCGGTGCTATTGGCATTGCTCGCTGCCTGTATGTGGGTCAAAGCTTTAACGCTGAACTCTATAAACACGAAGACCCATTCGCGAAGCAGCGTGACTTGGATGACAAGCATTACAGCGTCGACCATTTCTACGTAAAGCTGTTCAAGCTAGCTGGAACCATGAATACAAAATCCGCCAAATTAGAAGCCAACAAGCGCACCGACTACATGCGTGACTTTCTTGAACAGTTGGCCGCAGAAGTTTAG
- a CDS encoding GNAT family N-acetyltransferase yields MEINRFKASDADEIVTWFTSLEDYVLWGGRTFGWPLEATSIIERSQEPHVELYTFSASKSYSEPNTDSNADSNTNDLLGFMEFQRMSDTELRFCRVAIHPNLRGKGLGQSMIESALEAAKQIPDVTTISLAVFQQNIGAKRCYDKAGFEVVDKEPSVKEFNGKTWPLYQMELKLC; encoded by the coding sequence ATGGAAATAAACCGCTTTAAAGCCTCCGATGCCGACGAGATCGTCACTTGGTTTACATCCTTAGAAGACTACGTGTTGTGGGGCGGGCGAACATTTGGTTGGCCGTTAGAAGCCACCTCGATCATCGAACGATCTCAAGAGCCACATGTCGAGCTATATACCTTTTCTGCATCTAAGTCATACTCTGAACCGAACACCGACTCAAACGCCGATTCGAACACCAATGACTTGCTTGGCTTTATGGAATTTCAACGCATGTCAGACACTGAACTTCGCTTCTGCCGAGTCGCGATTCACCCCAACCTTCGAGGTAAAGGATTAGGACAATCCATGATAGAAAGTGCATTAGAAGCGGCGAAACAAATCCCTGATGTCACCACCATCAGCTTGGCGGTCTTTCAACAGAATATCGGCGCAAAACGTTGCTACGACAAAGCGGGCTTTGAGGTGGTCGACAAAGAGCCGAGCGTCAAAGAATTCAATGGCAAAACGTGGCCCTTGTATCAGATGGAGTTAAAGCTCTGCTAG
- a CDS encoding AEC family transporter — translation MFEQVVSILFPVFALASAGFAVGRWLKPDFKPINRINMDVCIPALVFASLTTMPLDTEQLPLITASLVAVLVPALLMIPICKIFKLNFKAWAPPHMFRNSGNLAIPLFTYTFGESALAPAVLLFVVSACVHISVGLALLSDGNPIKQILKMPIFLAATLAMTLNLSGITVWNPIYEATSLLGQAAVPIMLLSLGSQMVNLKLSGLKVGLLCTAQSLFTGSIAFTIIYFFIPLPTLHLQMMVLFTMLPPAVMNYLFAERFNVEPPKVASMVLFGNFLSVVTLPILLSFALSISS, via the coding sequence ATGTTCGAACAGGTCGTCAGCATTCTGTTTCCCGTTTTTGCTTTAGCCAGTGCTGGCTTTGCGGTCGGTCGTTGGCTCAAGCCCGATTTCAAACCGATCAATCGTATCAACATGGATGTGTGCATTCCTGCGTTGGTGTTTGCCTCGTTGACCACCATGCCCCTCGACACAGAACAACTGCCACTCATCACCGCTTCTTTGGTTGCGGTGTTGGTGCCCGCTTTATTGATGATACCAATCTGTAAGATCTTTAAGCTCAACTTCAAAGCCTGGGCTCCGCCACACATGTTCCGCAACAGTGGCAACCTCGCGATTCCTCTGTTCACGTATACCTTTGGCGAGAGCGCATTAGCCCCTGCGGTACTGCTGTTTGTAGTATCGGCATGTGTCCATATTAGTGTTGGTTTGGCGTTACTAAGCGATGGCAATCCGATCAAACAGATCCTAAAAATGCCAATATTCTTAGCGGCTACGCTAGCGATGACGCTGAATCTGTCTGGAATTACCGTTTGGAATCCAATCTACGAAGCCACATCTCTGCTTGGGCAAGCTGCCGTTCCTATTATGTTGTTGTCGCTAGGTTCGCAAATGGTCAATTTGAAGCTGAGCGGACTCAAAGTTGGCTTGTTGTGTACGGCTCAATCGCTATTTACTGGGTCTATCGCCTTTACCATCATCTACTTCTTTATACCGCTGCCAACGTTGCATCTTCAGATGATGGTGCTGTTCACTATGCTGCCACCCGCTGTGATGAACTATCTGTTTGCAGAGAGGTTCAATGTCGAGCCCCCTAAGGTCGCGTCTATGGTATTGTTTGGTAACTTCCTAAGTGTGGTTACCCTACCAATCTTGTTGTCGTTCGCACTGTCTATATCGAGTTGA